Proteins from one Acidiphilium multivorum AIU301 genomic window:
- a CDS encoding phosphatidylglycerophosphatase A family protein — protein MSASDVLGRAVASGLGIGFVPRAPGTAGALLGLLAGGILYTYGTVALAAGIVIASAAGMIAIPRTGMAGRDPGWIVIDEVAGQMIALLGLPWLTGSGVLLAFLLFRVFDIRKPWPISLADARHDALGIMADDWIAGAFAAIVLAALRLVWPGTGL, from the coding sequence GTGAGCGCATCGGACGTGCTGGGAAGGGCGGTGGCCTCGGGCCTCGGCATCGGCTTCGTGCCCCGCGCGCCGGGCACCGCGGGCGCGCTGCTCGGGCTGCTCGCCGGCGGCATACTTTATACTTACGGCACCGTCGCGCTCGCCGCCGGGATCGTGATCGCCAGCGCGGCGGGGATGATCGCGATTCCGCGGACCGGCATGGCGGGGCGCGACCCCGGCTGGATCGTGATCGACGAGGTCGCGGGGCAGATGATCGCCCTGCTCGGCCTGCCCTGGCTGACCGGCTCGGGCGTGCTGCTCGCCTTCCTGCTGTTCCGCGTCTTCGACATCCGCAAGCCCTGGCCGATCAGCCTGGCCGATGCGCGGCACGACGCGCTGGGGATCATGGCGGATGACTGGATCGCCGGCGCATTCGCCGCGATCGTGCTGGCGGCGCTGCGCCTCGTCTGGCCGGGGACGGGGCTGTGA
- a CDS encoding CinA family protein — translation MNPRAAAVIGRAREAGRTIATAESCTGGMIAAALTDIAGASAVFGHGFVSYANDAKEAMLGVEPGLIAREGAVSETVARAMAEGARARAGADLAVAVTGIAGPEGGSAEKPVGTVWFGLARKDGATLAERRVFPGDRDAVRRATVDHALDLLAAALG, via the coding sequence GTGAACCCGAGGGCGGCAGCCGTGATCGGGCGGGCGCGGGAGGCGGGGCGGACGATCGCGACGGCGGAGAGCTGCACCGGCGGGATGATCGCCGCGGCCCTGACCGACATCGCCGGCGCGTCCGCCGTGTTCGGCCACGGCTTCGTCAGCTACGCGAACGACGCGAAGGAGGCGATGCTCGGCGTCGAGCCCGGGCTGATCGCGCGGGAGGGCGCGGTGAGCGAGACGGTGGCGCGGGCGATGGCCGAGGGCGCGCGGGCGCGGGCGGGGGCCGATCTCGCGGTGGCGGTGACGGGGATCGCCGGGCCGGAGGGGGGATCGGCGGAGAAGCCGGTCGGCACGGTCTGGTTCGGCCTCGCCCGGAAGGACGGCGCGACGCTGGCCGAGCGGCGCGTCTTCCCCGGCGACCGGGACGCGGTGCGGCGGGCGACGGTGGACCACGCGCTCGACCTGCTGGCCGCGGCGCTGGGATAG
- a CDS encoding EAL domain-containing protein, translating to MLNTEAATTALRLERDRYALLAFCWGDLLLTLDPRLRIETASGASEALTGLPEQAWTGRNLTDLIAAQDRGRIAAVLESLTPTRRVLAGTIRLAGRDGAVGARVSVAAHRLDTARDAIYVSMRKLAEDAPDEPEEIEEVPRLAERLAAAGAQGAEMTLFAIPGIAQEGGQPLGETLGDLLRAHSLGGDTAMRLDSGHYSVLHEAGRTFGAVIHQIEAMIHAADPTAPPPRIESMTLPMQAEGMSEGDLARGLVYAMHRFGEGSELSLHEAGQRLRERLSDAMGSVTRLRRAIDDGVFGIAFQPIVDIRSGAIHHFEALTRFDEAGTGSPFETILLAEETGLIEDFDLAMARKAVSWLGRLPLNDEHVCIAVNISGRSINSAAYAEGLHRLLEENIWLRRRLSFEITESAQIADLDAANGFIQGLRRRGFGVTLDDFGAGAASFRYLSVLEVDAVKFDGAAIRHAQRAQKGRAFLSALTELCRRMGISTIAEMIETPEALAFVRECGCNFVQGYLFGQPAADIGRFAQLPNRGLLVPPRRDPVGAAKATARRGRP from the coding sequence ATGCTGAATACCGAAGCCGCCACGACTGCGCTGCGGCTGGAGCGGGACAGATACGCGCTGCTGGCGTTCTGCTGGGGCGACCTGCTTCTCACCCTCGATCCGCGCCTCAGGATCGAGACCGCCTCCGGCGCGAGCGAGGCGCTGACCGGACTGCCCGAGCAGGCCTGGACCGGCCGGAACCTCACCGACCTGATCGCGGCACAGGACCGCGGCCGCATTGCCGCGGTGCTCGAGTCGCTGACGCCGACGCGCCGGGTGCTGGCGGGGACGATCCGCCTCGCCGGGCGGGACGGCGCCGTGGGGGCGCGGGTGAGCGTCGCGGCGCACCGGCTGGATACCGCGCGGGATGCGATCTACGTGTCCATGCGCAAGCTGGCGGAGGACGCGCCGGACGAGCCGGAAGAGATCGAGGAGGTGCCGCGCCTCGCCGAACGCCTCGCCGCCGCCGGCGCGCAGGGGGCGGAAATGACGCTGTTCGCGATTCCGGGGATCGCGCAGGAGGGCGGCCAGCCGCTCGGCGAGACGCTCGGCGACCTGCTGCGCGCCCATTCGCTCGGCGGCGACACGGCGATGCGGCTGGATTCGGGGCATTATTCGGTGCTGCACGAGGCGGGACGGACCTTCGGCGCGGTGATCCACCAGATCGAGGCGATGATCCATGCCGCCGATCCGACGGCGCCGCCGCCGCGGATCGAGTCGATGACGCTGCCGATGCAGGCGGAGGGGATGAGCGAGGGCGACCTCGCCCGCGGGCTGGTCTATGCGATGCACCGGTTCGGCGAGGGCAGCGAACTGTCGCTGCACGAGGCGGGGCAGCGGCTGCGCGAGCGGCTGAGCGACGCGATGGGCAGCGTGACGCGGCTGCGCCGCGCGATCGATGATGGGGTGTTCGGCATCGCCTTCCAGCCGATCGTCGATATCCGCAGCGGCGCGATCCATCACTTCGAGGCGCTGACCCGGTTCGACGAGGCGGGCACCGGCTCGCCCTTCGAGACCATCCTGCTGGCCGAGGAAACCGGGCTGATCGAGGATTTCGACCTCGCGATGGCGCGCAAGGCGGTGTCCTGGCTCGGAAGGCTGCCACTGAACGACGAGCATGTCTGCATCGCGGTCAACATTTCCGGCCGGTCGATCAACAGCGCCGCCTATGCCGAGGGGCTGCACCGGCTGCTGGAGGAGAATATCTGGCTGCGCCGCCGGCTGTCGTTCGAGATCACGGAGAGTGCGCAGATCGCCGATCTCGACGCGGCGAACGGCTTCATCCAGGGGCTGCGGCGGCGCGGCTTCGGCGTGACGCTCGACGATTTCGGCGCCGGCGCCGCGTCGTTCCGCTATCTCTCGGTGCTGGAGGTCGACGCGGTGAAGTTCGACGGCGCGGCGATCCGCCACGCCCAGCGGGCGCAGAAGGGCCGCGCCTTCCTCAGCGCGCTGACCGAGCTGTGCCGGCGCATGGGGATCTCGACGATCGCCGAGATGATCGAGACGCCGGAGGCGCTGGCCTTCGTGCGGGAGTGCGGCTGCAATTTCGTGCAGGGCTACCTGTTCGGCCAGCCGGCGGCGGATATCGGCCGGTTCGCGCAGCTGCCCAATCGCGGCCTGCTGGTGCCGCCGCGCCGGGACCCGGTGGGCGCGGCCAAGGCAACGGCGCGCCGGGGGCGGCCGTAG
- a CDS encoding chromate transporter, producing MILLVLLGLFAGLSLIAIGGVASTLPAMARAVVAHHWMTAPQFAALFGLAQTSPGPNMLVVTLIGLHVAGLAGALVATLGMIGPSSVLTVLVSGVWERFRTARWRLLLQAAITPVSGGLILAAASVVVRAADRGPPAWALTLGVMLAALRFRLHPLALLAVAAALGTLLF from the coding sequence ATGATCCTGCTGGTCCTGCTCGGCCTGTTCGCCGGCCTCTCCCTGATCGCGATCGGCGGCGTCGCCAGCACCCTGCCGGCGATGGCCCGCGCCGTCGTCGCCCATCACTGGATGACCGCGCCGCAATTCGCCGCCCTGTTCGGTCTTGCCCAGACCAGCCCGGGGCCGAACATGCTGGTCGTCACGCTGATCGGCCTGCACGTCGCCGGCCTCGCCGGCGCGCTGGTCGCCACGCTGGGGATGATCGGCCCGTCCAGCGTGCTGACGGTGCTGGTCTCCGGCGTGTGGGAGCGGTTCCGCACCGCGCGCTGGCGGCTGCTCCTGCAGGCGGCGATCACGCCGGTCTCCGGCGGGCTGATCCTTGCCGCCGCCTCCGTCGTCGTCCGCGCGGCGGATCGCGGGCCGCCGGCCTGGGCGCTCACGCTCGGTGTCATGCTGGCGGCGCTCCGCTTCCGCCTGCACCCGCTGGCGCTGCTCGCCGTCGCCGCCGCCCTGGGCACGCTGCTGTTTTAG
- a CDS encoding chromate transporter, whose translation MDPESPRPGLAELFAGFFAAGLSGFGGVLPFARRIMVERRGWLTGAEFADLFSLCQFLPGPNVVNLAAAFGARQRGPKGAVVAIAGLLAAPVVIVIALGAVYERIGGIPLVHHALLGLAAGAAGLFAAAALRIAWPVLHRPARAAIVGLAFVLFGVLHLALPVVIGIATPLSVLLAWRFRA comes from the coding sequence ATGGACCCCGAGTCGCCCCGCCCCGGCCTTGCCGAACTCTTCGCCGGCTTCTTCGCGGCCGGCCTGTCGGGTTTCGGCGGCGTGCTGCCCTTCGCCCGCCGCATCATGGTCGAGCGCCGCGGCTGGCTCACCGGGGCCGAGTTCGCCGACCTGTTCAGCCTCTGCCAGTTCCTGCCCGGCCCGAACGTGGTCAACCTCGCCGCCGCCTTCGGCGCCCGCCAGCGCGGCCCGAAGGGGGCGGTGGTCGCCATCGCCGGCCTGCTCGCGGCGCCGGTCGTCATCGTCATCGCGCTGGGTGCGGTCTATGAGCGGATCGGCGGCATCCCCCTCGTCCATCACGCCCTGCTCGGCCTCGCCGCCGGCGCCGCCGGCCTGTTCGCCGCCGCCGCGCTGCGAATCGCCTGGCCCGTGCTGCACCGCCCCGCCCGTGCCGCCATCGTCGGCCTCGCCTTCGTCCTGTTCGGCGTGCTGCATCTCGCCCTGCCGGTGGTGATCGGCATCGCCACGCCCCTCTCCGTGCTGCTGGCCTGGCGGTTCAGGGCATGA
- the pstS gene encoding phosphate ABC transporter substrate-binding protein PstS, with product MRSDNKLRRSVLLRSGAAALLVAGIGAGVASAAQTVTLTETGSTLLYPLFNIWVPHFEKAHPGIRVTTQGTGSGTGIAQAIKGLVQIGASDAYMSNGQLKQNPGILNIPLAISAQSINYNIPGLNGHHLVFSGPVLADIYSGKITNWDSPAIAKLNPGVKLPNHKIIPVHRTDGSGDTFIFSQYLSFSTPEWNSKVGYGTSISWPAVQGGLGAQGNPGMVEALKGNKFSIAYVGVSFTKQIDAAKLGTAKLVNRAGKALLPTASTISAAAAALGDKTPADERISLVFAPGANSYPIINYEYAIVNKKQPNKATADAVKTLLTWASNEGNSEQYLKQVHFKALPKKIRELSAKQIAQIGS from the coding sequence GTGCGATCAGACAACAAACTTCGGCGCTCCGTCCTTCTGCGCTCCGGCGCCGCGGCGCTGCTCGTCGCCGGCATCGGCGCCGGCGTCGCCTCTGCCGCGCAGACCGTCACGCTGACCGAGACCGGCTCCACGCTGCTCTACCCGCTGTTCAACATCTGGGTGCCGCATTTCGAGAAGGCGCATCCGGGCATCCGCGTGACGACCCAGGGCACCGGCTCGGGCACCGGCATCGCGCAGGCGATCAAGGGTCTCGTGCAGATCGGCGCGTCCGACGCCTACATGTCGAACGGCCAGCTGAAGCAGAACCCCGGCATCCTGAACATCCCGCTGGCGATCTCGGCGCAGTCGATCAACTACAACATCCCCGGCCTGAACGGTCACCACCTGGTGTTCTCCGGCCCGGTGCTCGCCGACATCTATTCCGGCAAGATCACCAACTGGGATTCGCCGGCGATCGCGAAGCTGAACCCGGGGGTGAAGCTGCCGAACCACAAGATCATCCCGGTGCACCGCACCGACGGTTCGGGTGACACCTTCATCTTCTCGCAGTATCTGAGCTTCTCGACGCCGGAGTGGAACAGCAAGGTCGGCTACGGCACCAGCATCTCCTGGCCGGCGGTGCAGGGCGGGCTCGGCGCGCAGGGCAACCCCGGCATGGTCGAGGCGCTGAAGGGCAACAAGTTTTCGATCGCCTATGTCGGCGTCAGCTTCACCAAGCAGATCGACGCGGCGAAGCTCGGCACCGCGAAGCTGGTGAACCGCGCGGGCAAGGCGCTGCTGCCGACCGCCTCGACGATCAGCGCCGCCGCCGCCGCGCTGGGCGACAAGACGCCGGCGGACGAGCGCATCAGCCTCGTCTTCGCGCCGGGGGCGAACAGCTACCCGATCATCAACTACGAATATGCGATCGTGAACAAGAAGCAGCCGAACAAGGCCACCGCCGATGCGGTGAAGACGCTGCTGACCTGGGCCTCGAACGAGGGCAACTCGGAGCAGTATCTGAAGCAGGTGCATTTCAAGGCGCTGCCGAAGAAGATCCGCGAACTCTCGGCGAAGCAGATCGCCCAGATCGGCAGCTGA
- the pstC gene encoding phosphate ABC transporter permease subunit PstC has product MSKVKPFRLAMAAVALVIPLALAAIVFFLARYSWQAIGFNGLRFLWTINWNLGNLYGNTVMRHGYEVPPGANYGILAFIVGTLFSSFLAILFAVPVSVGAAMFLSEKAPARMRPWLTMLVELVAVVPSVVFGLWGIFVLVPLIANWISPAITATLGFIPFFNMSNSTGSGYGLLAASIVLALMITPIITTTLYDALNQVPRELRESAYALGATHFEVVTSTMLPTARVTLIGGIVLALGRALGETMAVLMVSGGALNYLPGTIFTPISTMAAFILSQLDSALQDPSNMAVKSLAEIALVLFVITVLVNAAARLLVRRTINVRNA; this is encoded by the coding sequence ATGTCGAAGGTGAAACCGTTCAGGCTGGCCATGGCGGCGGTCGCCCTGGTGATTCCGCTCGCCCTTGCCGCCATCGTCTTCTTCCTCGCGCGCTATTCGTGGCAGGCGATCGGGTTCAACGGGCTGCGCTTCCTGTGGACGATCAACTGGAATCTCGGAAATCTCTACGGCAACACGGTGATGCGCCATGGCTACGAGGTGCCGCCGGGAGCGAATTACGGGATTCTCGCCTTCATCGTCGGCACGCTGTTCTCCTCCTTCCTCGCGATCCTGTTCGCCGTGCCGGTGAGCGTCGGCGCCGCGATGTTTCTTTCGGAAAAGGCGCCGGCGCGGATGCGGCCCTGGCTGACCATGCTGGTCGAGCTGGTCGCCGTGGTGCCGAGCGTGGTGTTCGGCCTGTGGGGCATTTTCGTGCTGGTGCCGCTGATCGCGAACTGGATCAGCCCGGCGATCACCGCGACGCTCGGCTTCATCCCCTTCTTCAACATGAGCAACAGCACCGGCAGCGGCTACGGGCTGCTCGCCGCCTCGATCGTGCTGGCGCTGATGATCACGCCGATCATCACCACGACGCTCTACGACGCGCTGAACCAGGTGCCGCGCGAGCTGCGGGAATCGGCCTATGCGCTGGGGGCGACGCATTTCGAGGTGGTCACCAGCACCATGCTGCCGACCGCGCGCGTCACGCTGATCGGCGGCATCGTGCTGGCGCTCGGCCGCGCGCTGGGCGAGACGATGGCGGTGCTGATGGTCTCGGGCGGCGCGCTCAACTACCTGCCGGGGACGATCTTCACCCCGATCAGCACGATGGCCGCCTTCATCCTCTCGCAGCTCGACAGCGCGTTGCAGGACCCGAGCAACATGGCGGTGAAGTCGCTTGCGGAAATCGCGCTGGTGCTGTTCGTCATCACCGTGCTGGTGAACGCCGCGGCGCGGCTGCTGGTCAGGAGGACGATCAATGTCCGCAATGCATGA